Proteins encoded by one window of Streptomyces uncialis:
- a CDS encoding methyltransferase has product MSAVPAARDQSAAYSLLDLIQGSVITQAISVAARLGMADVLAEGPLTAEDIAKRVGSDPDATYRLLRTLSGFSVFAVQPDGRYALTPMAQALREDAPDSMRGLAMLMGHPLHWEEFGHLISSVRTGEANLPKLRGKGAYEFLMSNQEYAAEFFGGMRSMSESECDPVVAAYDFTPFRRIVDVVGGRGTLLSTILGQATGAQGILFDQEAATADAPAVLTAAGVADRVTVENGGYFDKLPVGADAYVLKHILHDFAEPDCVQMLKNVREAIAPDGKMLVIEYVLNENNERHYGNIIDLWLLLLLGAKERTLPQYTELFAKAGLKVTRSIATTSPVSIIEAVPV; this is encoded by the coding sequence ATGTCCGCAGTGCCCGCCGCACGGGACCAGTCTGCCGCGTACTCGTTGCTCGATCTGATCCAAGGCTCGGTGATCACCCAGGCGATCTCCGTCGCGGCCAGGCTCGGCATGGCCGATGTGCTCGCCGAAGGGCCGCTTACCGCCGAGGACATAGCCAAGCGGGTCGGCTCCGACCCCGACGCGACGTACCGGCTGCTGCGCACGCTCTCGGGCTTCTCGGTGTTCGCCGTCCAGCCCGACGGCCGGTACGCGCTGACGCCGATGGCCCAGGCGCTGAGGGAGGACGCGCCGGACTCCATGCGCGGCCTCGCCATGCTGATGGGCCACCCGCTGCACTGGGAGGAATTCGGTCATCTGATCTCCTCCGTGCGTACCGGCGAGGCGAACCTGCCGAAGCTGCGCGGCAAGGGCGCGTACGAATTCCTCATGTCGAACCAGGAGTACGCGGCGGAGTTCTTCGGGGGCATGCGCAGCATGTCCGAGTCGGAATGCGACCCGGTCGTCGCGGCGTACGACTTCACCCCGTTCCGCAGGATCGTGGACGTCGTCGGGGGGCGCGGCACCCTGCTGTCCACGATTCTCGGGCAGGCGACCGGGGCCCAGGGCATCCTGTTCGACCAGGAGGCCGCCACCGCGGACGCCCCGGCGGTGCTCACGGCGGCCGGTGTCGCGGACCGGGTGACCGTCGAGAACGGCGGCTACTTCGACAAGCTGCCGGTGGGCGCGGACGCGTATGTGCTGAAGCACATCCTGCACGACTTCGCGGAGCCCGACTGCGTCCAGATGCTGAAGAACGTCCGGGAGGCGATCGCCCCCGACGGGAAGATGCTCGTGATCGAGTACGTGCTCAACGAGAACAACGAGCGGCACTACGGCAACATCATCGACCTCTGGCTCCTGCTGCTCCTCGGTGCCAAGGAGCGCACGCTGCCGCAGTACACCGAGCTGTTCGCCAAGGCGGGCCTGAAGGTCACCAGGTCGATCGCCACCACCTCCCCGGTCTCGATCATCGAGGCGGTCCCCGTCTGA
- a CDS encoding antibiotic biosynthesis monooxygenase family protein, whose protein sequence is MTVPPRDPPAFTTTRITARGDPAEVARRHREYGAGLRGSPGFDLLVTVRVAGPQDTYATFVRWRRARDLLAGAHADGSADALRSLHALAAPDADPEPDQYLSVGRLPDRRHDDGGFLLLLHADLAGVPAEFEQSFGALVAGCARAPGFAGAELLRSTLRPYRYRGLVWWWDEQSCGRATDGERFREGSARLTGTERVDMERGRCVARVTAPMAR, encoded by the coding sequence ATGACGGTTCCGCCGCGGGACCCGCCGGCGTTCACGACCACCCGGATCACCGCCCGGGGCGACCCCGCGGAAGTGGCCCGACGGCACCGGGAGTACGGGGCCGGGCTGCGCGGCAGCCCCGGGTTCGACCTGCTGGTCACGGTCCGGGTGGCCGGACCCCAGGACACCTACGCGACGTTCGTCCGCTGGCGCCGCGCCCGTGACCTGCTCGCCGGTGCGCACGCCGACGGGTCGGCCGACGCGCTGCGGTCCCTGCACGCCCTGGCCGCACCGGACGCGGACCCGGAGCCGGACCAGTACCTGAGCGTCGGACGGCTGCCCGACCGGCGGCACGACGACGGCGGCTTCCTGCTGCTGCTGCACGCCGATCTGGCGGGCGTACCGGCGGAGTTCGAGCAGTCCTTCGGCGCGCTGGTCGCCGGCTGCGCCCGCGCGCCCGGCTTCGCCGGGGCCGAACTGCTGCGCTCCACGCTGCGGCCCTACCGGTACCGGGGGCTGGTGTGGTGGTGGGACGAGCAGTCCTGCGGGCGGGCGACGGACGGTGAGCGGTTCCGGGAGGGGTCGGCCCGGCTGACCGGGACGGAACGCGTCGACATGGAGCGTGGCCGGTGTGTCGCGCGGGTCACCGCACCGATGGCGCGGTGA
- a CDS encoding AfsR/SARP family transcriptional regulator has product MEINVLGPLTAHERGVSLVPSATKPRQILAVLALQTGHVVTVPTLVEEVWGSDVPRSAATTLQTYILQLRRNIAAGLRGEPGRCPKDVLVTQHGGYLLDIGTGRVDAQEFDGLVRAGRSAYARDDFASASDLFGRALDLWRGPALVDVRVGTVLELEVLRMEENRMAALERRIDADLRLGRHRELVPELHVLTARHPMHENFCAQLMLALHRSGGAWRALESYQRLRKALVSELGLEPSQNLQRLHRAVLSGDPQLELPEAVADRKGGR; this is encoded by the coding sequence ATGGAGATCAACGTACTGGGACCGCTGACCGCTCACGAACGCGGGGTGTCCTTGGTGCCGAGTGCCACCAAGCCCCGTCAGATCCTGGCCGTGCTGGCGCTGCAGACGGGCCATGTGGTGACGGTGCCCACCCTGGTCGAGGAGGTCTGGGGCTCCGACGTCCCGCGCAGCGCCGCGACCACCCTCCAGACGTACATCCTTCAACTGCGCCGCAACATCGCCGCCGGGCTCCGGGGCGAACCGGGCCGCTGTCCCAAGGACGTGCTGGTCACGCAGCACGGCGGCTATCTGCTCGACATAGGCACCGGCCGGGTCGACGCGCAGGAGTTCGACGGCCTGGTGCGGGCCGGCCGGTCCGCCTACGCGCGGGACGACTTCGCGTCGGCGTCCGACCTGTTCGGCCGGGCCCTGGACCTGTGGCGCGGACCCGCCCTCGTGGACGTGCGCGTCGGCACCGTGCTCGAACTGGAGGTCCTGCGGATGGAGGAGAACCGGATGGCCGCGCTGGAACGGCGCATCGACGCCGATCTGCGGCTCGGCCGGCACCGTGAACTCGTCCCCGAGCTGCATGTCCTGACCGCCCGGCACCCCATGCACGAGAACTTCTGCGCCCAGCTCATGCTGGCACTGCACCGCTCCGGCGGCGCTTGGCGGGCGCTGGAGTCGTACCAGCGGCTGCGCAAGGCGCTGGTCAGCGAGCTGGGCCTGGAGCCGTCGCAGAACCTTCAGCGGCTGCACCGGGCGGTGCTCTCCGGTGACCCGCAACTGGAGCTGCCCGAGGCCGTCGCCGACCGCAAGGGCGGGCGCTGA
- a CDS encoding nuclear transport factor 2 family protein, giving the protein MAEHSPAVTKRLYEALDRCDLEALVGLCDPAVEVVAPPSLPWACGTRTGLVGAVDCFTRAFGMLERTRFSVTEMRPTGDDRMTVVGNWWGRVRDTGREFDVRFVHLWTFRHGMVVKAEVIIDSAGILRAFESGAGP; this is encoded by the coding sequence ATGGCGGAGCATTCGCCGGCGGTGACGAAGCGTCTGTACGAGGCGCTGGACCGGTGCGACCTGGAGGCGCTCGTCGGGCTGTGCGACCCCGCGGTCGAGGTCGTCGCGCCCCCCTCGCTGCCCTGGGCGTGCGGCACCCGCACGGGTCTGGTCGGTGCCGTCGACTGCTTCACACGCGCGTTCGGGATGCTGGAGCGGACCCGCTTCTCCGTCACCGAGATGCGGCCCACGGGCGACGACCGGATGACCGTCGTCGGGAACTGGTGGGGCCGGGTGCGGGACACCGGCCGTGAGTTCGACGTCCGCTTCGTGCATCTGTGGACGTTCCGCCACGGCATGGTCGTCAAGGCCGAGGTCATCATCGACAGTGCCGGCATCCTGCGCGCCTTCGAGTCCGGAGCGGGCCCGTAG
- a CDS encoding sensor histidine kinase: protein MNGEVDHAVDTADAHCCAVSARRKEGPASADPLLAPTVMPAPRTARAITAFALCSLGAIAFMNVYWTGATSGQYAVCLAFALAAIGVSFLITSPKAPCWPASHRWLALGVQAVATHLPFAFFGFSWGSMGGPLAGAVLYLLPMRAAAPVFGVIVSAQVGMGLFAGHSLLRTIYLGLVTAYIGMFLYALARLTSLVVWLDASRTERAYAAVTRERLRFARDLHDLLGYSLSAITLKAELVHRLLPDRPERAGEEVGDVLTVARQALADVRLVASGYRDLTVESEMASGTSILATAEVRTLTTVDCGPLHPVVDTVLATVLREGITNILRHSTAREVGITVTRYDGTVRLTLVNDGVRDGATVEATGTRGSGLGNLRHRLESIGGSFRAGVGADGRFVLRAQAPVDPVGVRPADGHLSLGVPS, encoded by the coding sequence TTGAACGGGGAAGTGGACCATGCTGTCGACACAGCCGACGCGCACTGCTGCGCCGTCAGCGCCCGGCGGAAGGAAGGTCCCGCTTCCGCGGACCCGCTTCTCGCCCCGACGGTCATGCCCGCGCCCCGGACGGCCCGTGCGATAACCGCGTTCGCCCTGTGCAGCCTCGGCGCCATCGCCTTCATGAATGTGTACTGGACGGGCGCCACCAGCGGTCAGTACGCGGTCTGTCTGGCCTTCGCGCTGGCCGCCATCGGTGTGAGCTTCCTGATCACCTCGCCGAAGGCGCCCTGCTGGCCCGCTTCCCACCGCTGGCTGGCCCTCGGCGTCCAGGCGGTGGCGACCCATCTGCCTTTCGCCTTCTTCGGGTTCAGCTGGGGAAGCATGGGCGGGCCGCTGGCCGGGGCCGTCCTGTATCTGCTGCCGATGCGGGCCGCGGCGCCGGTCTTCGGGGTCATCGTGTCCGCGCAGGTCGGCATGGGGCTGTTCGCGGGGCACAGCCTGCTGCGGACGATCTACCTCGGGCTCGTCACCGCGTACATCGGGATGTTCCTCTACGCCCTCGCCCGGCTCACCTCCCTGGTGGTGTGGCTCGACGCCTCCCGCACCGAACGGGCCTACGCGGCGGTGACCCGGGAACGGCTGCGCTTCGCCCGGGACCTGCACGACCTGCTCGGCTACAGCCTCTCGGCCATCACCCTCAAGGCGGAGCTGGTGCACCGGCTGCTGCCGGACCGGCCGGAGCGGGCCGGTGAGGAGGTCGGGGACGTGCTCACGGTCGCCCGTCAGGCACTGGCCGATGTACGGCTGGTGGCCAGCGGTTACCGCGATCTGACCGTGGAGTCCGAGATGGCGTCGGGGACGAGCATCCTCGCCACCGCCGAGGTACGGACACTGACCACGGTGGACTGCGGTCCGCTGCACCCGGTCGTGGACACCGTGCTCGCCACGGTCCTGCGCGAGGGCATCACCAACATCCTGCGGCACAGCACCGCCCGCGAGGTCGGCATCACGGTCACCCGGTACGACGGGACCGTGCGGCTGACCCTGGTGAACGACGGGGTGCGCGACGGTGCCACGGTCGAGGCCACCGGGACCAGGGGGAGCGGTCTCGGCAACCTCCGGCACCGGCTGGAGTCGATCGGCGGCAGCTTCCGGGCCGGTGTGGGGGCCGACGGACGGTTCGTCCTCCGCGCGCAGGCACCGGTCGACCCCGTGGGCGTACGGCCGGCGGACGGCCACCTTTCGCTGGGTGTCCCCAGCTGA
- a CDS encoding alpha/beta hydrolase, with protein sequence MKRFVVITAAAAVLVGAQVVIPQEAPAGPRVGTIAWAPCPANDPLMGDYLMGLECGSLKVPLDHSRPEGRKITLELTRAKHTSPAKKYQGAVLLNRGQWPGTIGRDLPTRFADGTTGLPKDVGSTYDWIGFDPRGVGASEPKITCDPDYLYPAKARPDYVPRTAAQEREWLDRARAFADSCSRKYGASLKHLGTKDMAHDMDLIRRALGQERINYLGYSYGTYLGSVYATLYPNRVRRMVLDGVVRPSTVGYQGGLDQNVAFQKRAEIYFDWIARHDSVYHLGATRAEVEANYYKGMDKLRAAPIDGKIGPAEYNDIFIVNGYRTYIWSYHAEVLADWVLRGNPAGLRDNHMPGDYRAQNTYAMYAATQCRDSAWPRDWQRWKTDHTRQQGEGFRFMTWHNAWYNAPCAFWPVTALPRQKQNVGASGVNMLLVQAENDAATPVAGAHETHQRFPDSRFVLERGGNFHGTSLTGNANQCMNTYVADYLRNGTRPSSAAGPDAHCEASPPPQPSAPTPLAAAPGLG encoded by the coding sequence ATGAAGAGATTCGTCGTGATCACGGCGGCCGCGGCCGTCCTGGTGGGCGCACAGGTGGTGATACCCCAGGAGGCGCCGGCCGGACCGCGGGTGGGCACCATCGCGTGGGCCCCCTGTCCGGCCAACGACCCGCTCATGGGTGACTACCTCATGGGGCTGGAGTGCGGCTCGCTCAAGGTGCCGCTCGACCACAGCCGGCCGGAGGGCCGGAAGATCACCCTGGAACTGACGCGGGCCAAGCACACCTCGCCGGCGAAGAAGTACCAGGGCGCCGTACTGCTCAACCGCGGCCAGTGGCCCGGCACCATCGGGCGCGACCTGCCCACCCGGTTCGCCGACGGCACCACCGGACTGCCGAAGGACGTCGGCTCCACGTACGACTGGATCGGCTTCGACCCGCGCGGGGTCGGGGCCAGCGAGCCGAAGATCACCTGCGACCCGGACTATCTGTACCCGGCGAAGGCCCGGCCGGACTATGTGCCGCGCACGGCCGCGCAGGAGCGGGAATGGCTCGACCGGGCCCGCGCCTTCGCCGACAGTTGCAGCCGCAAGTACGGCGCCTCGCTCAAGCACCTCGGCACCAAGGACATGGCCCACGACATGGACCTGATCCGCCGGGCGCTGGGCCAGGAGCGGATCAACTACCTCGGCTACTCGTACGGCACGTACCTCGGTTCGGTCTACGCCACGCTGTACCCGAACCGGGTGCGCCGGATGGTGCTGGACGGTGTGGTGCGGCCGAGCACGGTCGGGTACCAGGGCGGCCTCGACCAGAACGTGGCGTTCCAGAAGCGCGCCGAGATCTACTTCGACTGGATCGCCCGGCACGACTCGGTGTACCACCTGGGCGCGACCCGGGCGGAGGTCGAGGCGAACTACTACAAGGGCATGGACAAGCTCCGTGCCGCCCCGATCGACGGGAAGATCGGTCCGGCCGAGTACAACGACATCTTCATCGTGAACGGCTACCGCACCTACATCTGGAGCTACCACGCCGAGGTGCTGGCCGACTGGGTGCTGCGGGGCAACCCGGCGGGGCTGCGGGACAACCACATGCCGGGCGACTACCGCGCGCAGAACACCTACGCGATGTACGCGGCGACCCAGTGCCGTGACTCCGCCTGGCCGCGTGACTGGCAGCGCTGGAAGACCGACCACACCCGCCAGCAGGGCGAGGGCTTCCGCTTCATGACCTGGCACAACGCCTGGTACAACGCGCCGTGCGCCTTCTGGCCGGTGACCGCGCTCCCCCGGCAGAAGCAGAACGTCGGCGCGAGCGGTGTGAACATGCTGCTGGTGCAGGCGGAGAACGACGCGGCGACCCCGGTCGCCGGCGCCCACGAGACGCACCAGCGGTTCCCCGACTCCCGGTTCGTCCTGGAGCGCGGCGGCAACTTCCACGGTACGTCCCTCACGGGCAACGCCAACCAGTGCATGAACACGTACGTCGCCGACTATCTGCGCAACGGCACCCGGCCGTCCTCGGCGGCGGGCCCGGACGCCCACTGCGAGGCGAGCCCGCCCCCGCAGCCGTCGGCCCCCACCCCGCTCGCGGCGGCGCCCGGCCTCGGCTGA
- a CDS encoding response regulator transcription factor has protein sequence MLSVRILLAEDVHMIRGALAALLELEPGLKVVASVERGDTILETALEVRPDVAVLDVDLPGKDGLTAAAELHEKLPSCGTLILTNLNRPGIFRRAMATRVSGFLLKDAPPDRLAQAVRSIAAGQRVIDPQLALAAWNAPSCPLSPRELQVLRHAAGGAAAAEIAGTLHLSPGTVRNYLTAIVTKFNARNRVDAIRIAEEGGWIP, from the coding sequence ATGTTATCGGTGCGCATCCTTCTAGCCGAAGACGTCCATATGATCAGGGGGGCCCTCGCGGCGCTGCTCGAACTGGAGCCGGGCCTGAAGGTGGTCGCTTCGGTCGAACGGGGTGACACCATCCTCGAAACGGCGCTGGAGGTCAGACCCGACGTCGCCGTCCTGGACGTCGACCTGCCCGGGAAGGACGGCCTCACGGCGGCGGCGGAACTCCACGAGAAGCTGCCCTCGTGCGGCACCCTGATCCTCACCAACCTCAACCGGCCCGGCATCTTCCGGCGGGCCATGGCCACCCGGGTCTCCGGCTTCCTGCTCAAGGACGCGCCGCCCGACCGGCTGGCCCAGGCGGTCCGGTCCATCGCGGCCGGACAGCGTGTCATCGACCCCCAACTCGCGCTGGCCGCCTGGAACGCCCCGTCCTGCCCGCTCTCCCCCAGGGAGCTGCAAGTACTGCGGCACGCCGCCGGGGGCGCCGCAGCCGCCGAGATCGCGGGCACCCTCCACCTCTCCCCCGGCACCGTCCGCAACTACCTCACGGCGATCGTCACCAAGTTCAACGCCCGCAATCGCGTGGACGCCATCCGGATAGCCGAGGAGGGCGGCTGGATACCCTGA
- a CDS encoding TOMM precursor leader peptide-binding protein: MDTGDAGTDEGPRIGFRRHLRAEVVPGEAVYLLSARRVIALHGPHVPALARLLDGTRTLPRLLRDAAREVPAEDARRALDELDRAGLIGRVDTGATAGATPRAHDNARAAQAYWELAGLDGPGTEATVSGSPVDLVTMGRADLAEARSACGAAGLLVAGEDTGPAALGLVLCDDYLDPGLARIDAEHRALGRPWLLADPYGVEVRVGPVFRPDGPCWSCLAQRLRLHRRAEEPLRNALGLSGPVARPATSLPATRLLGLHRAALEAVKWLAGVRGPDQSAVCVVDTLTQGSTLHPLSRRPQCPACGDDGLVAARAWQPVVPRSRAKADHRGGDRALSSAQMLAAHGHLVSGVTGVVSDLRRPPSLPDGVHAYLSGWNPAFAPRTLSQLRGGLRSMSGGKGLTDTDARVSALCEAVERYSATRQGDEAVRLGTYAALGDEAVHPDDIQLFADWQFRERDGWNAAHGAFHQVPLPFDEHEPVEWTPVWSLTHQRHRLLPTSMLYFDACPDGPPGALVADSNGQAAGSSPEDALLQGFYELVERDAVALWWYNRTRHPAVDLDAFDEPWLAALRGTYRALGRELWALDVTSDLGVPVVAAVSRRTDRTDGADRADGTGRAAEDILLGFGAHPDPRVALRRAVTELGQFLPAVPGPETAGGRYAAGVPADLATWWSEATVVGHPYLRPDPAAPPTVPGTHPYRRRDDLRADVEAVEELVRERGMELLVLDQTRPDVGIPVMKVIVPGLRHFWARLGPGRLYDAPVALGRLGRPRRRDELNPVSLFL; the protein is encoded by the coding sequence ATGGACACGGGCGACGCCGGCACGGACGAGGGCCCGCGGATCGGCTTCCGCCGCCATCTGCGGGCGGAGGTGGTGCCCGGCGAGGCCGTGTACCTGCTGTCCGCCCGCCGGGTCATCGCCCTGCACGGCCCGCACGTACCGGCGCTGGCCCGGCTGCTCGACGGCACCCGCACCCTCCCGCGGCTGCTCCGCGACGCGGCCCGGGAGGTGCCCGCCGAGGACGCCCGGCGCGCGCTCGACGAGCTGGACCGGGCCGGACTGATCGGCCGGGTCGACACGGGCGCGACGGCCGGTGCCACCCCCCGCGCGCACGACAACGCCCGTGCCGCCCAGGCGTACTGGGAGCTGGCCGGGCTCGACGGCCCCGGTACCGAGGCCACCGTGTCCGGATCGCCCGTGGACCTCGTCACCATGGGCCGGGCGGACCTCGCGGAGGCCCGCTCGGCCTGCGGGGCCGCCGGACTGCTGGTCGCCGGTGAGGACACCGGGCCCGCCGCCCTCGGTCTGGTGCTGTGCGACGACTACCTCGACCCCGGCCTCGCCCGTATCGACGCGGAACACCGCGCGCTGGGCCGCCCCTGGCTGCTCGCGGACCCGTACGGGGTGGAGGTACGGGTCGGACCGGTGTTCCGTCCCGACGGGCCGTGCTGGTCCTGTCTGGCGCAGCGGCTGCGGCTGCACCGCCGCGCCGAGGAGCCGCTGCGCAACGCGCTCGGGCTCAGCGGCCCCGTCGCACGGCCCGCCACCTCGCTCCCCGCGACCCGGCTGCTCGGTCTGCACCGGGCCGCCCTGGAGGCGGTCAAGTGGCTCGCCGGGGTCCGGGGCCCCGACCAGTCGGCCGTGTGCGTCGTCGACACCCTGACCCAGGGGAGCACCCTCCACCCGCTGAGCCGCCGCCCCCAGTGCCCCGCGTGCGGGGACGACGGCCTGGTCGCGGCACGGGCCTGGCAGCCGGTCGTACCGCGCTCGCGCGCCAAGGCCGACCACCGGGGCGGCGACCGCGCGCTGTCCTCCGCGCAGATGCTCGCGGCGCACGGGCACCTGGTGAGCGGGGTGACCGGGGTGGTGTCCGATCTGCGCCGGCCGCCGTCGCTGCCCGACGGCGTGCACGCGTATCTCTCCGGCTGGAACCCGGCCTTCGCCCCGCGCACCCTGTCCCAACTGCGCGGCGGACTGCGGAGCATGAGCGGCGGAAAGGGCCTCACCGACACCGACGCCCGGGTCAGCGCGCTGTGCGAGGCCGTCGAGCGCTACTCCGCGACCCGGCAGGGGGACGAGGCCGTCCGGCTGGGCACCTACGCCGCGCTCGGTGACGAGGCGGTCCACCCCGACGACATCCAGCTCTTCGCCGACTGGCAGTTCCGCGAGCGCGACGGATGGAACGCCGCCCACGGCGCGTTCCACCAGGTGCCGCTGCCCTTCGACGAGCACGAGCCGGTGGAGTGGACCCCCGTCTGGTCGCTGACCCACCAAAGGCACCGGCTGCTGCCCACGTCCATGCTGTACTTCGACGCCTGCCCGGACGGCCCGCCCGGCGCGCTGGTCGCCGACTCCAATGGGCAGGCCGCGGGCAGCAGTCCGGAGGACGCCCTGCTCCAGGGCTTCTACGAACTGGTCGAGCGGGACGCGGTGGCCCTGTGGTGGTACAACCGCACCCGCCATCCGGCCGTCGACCTGGACGCCTTCGACGAGCCGTGGCTCGCCGCGCTGCGCGGCACGTACCGCGCGCTCGGCCGGGAGCTGTGGGCGCTCGACGTCACCTCCGACCTGGGCGTCCCGGTGGTGGCCGCGGTCTCCCGGCGGACGGACCGGACGGACGGAGCGGACAGGGCGGACGGGACCGGCCGGGCGGCGGAGGACATCCTGCTCGGCTTCGGGGCGCACCCGGACCCCCGGGTCGCGTTGCGCCGGGCCGTCACGGAGCTCGGCCAGTTCCTGCCCGCCGTGCCCGGCCCGGAAACGGCCGGTGGCCGGTACGCGGCGGGTGTCCCCGCCGATCTCGCCACCTGGTGGTCGGAGGCGACCGTCGTCGGCCACCCGTATCTGCGCCCCGATCCGGCCGCGCCGCCCACCGTCCCCGGGACCCACCCGTACCGGCGCCGCGACGATCTGCGCGCGGACGTCGAGGCGGTGGAGGAACTGGTGCGGGAGCGGGGCATGGAGCTGCTCGTGCTCGACCAGACCCGCCCCGACGTCGGCATTCCCGTGATGAAGGTGATCGTTCCCGGTCTGCGGCACTTCTGGGCGAGGCTCGGTCCGGGCAGGCTGTACGACGCTCCGGTGGCGCTCGGACGGCTCGGCCGGCCGCGGCGGCGCGACGAACTCAATCCGGTGTCGCTTTTTTTGTGA
- a CDS encoding glycosyltransferase — translation MKILFLITGSHVTLSAVAPLVTAAQNAGHEILLATNEPLMEAAEAIGVPTVSVLPETIRHFMTAGDPGDAPSDTPNDAHGPDTEAELTTTGHGLARMAVAELDTLYRLAEDWPPDLVVGSSMSYAAGLLATRLKVPYVRHAEYLAIPVTGIDVGAEEGLRPELARLGSARLPEPDLFIDVCPPSLRPPGAPDAQPMRFIPRNPQRRLKSWMYTRPVDRPRVLITSGTHFLMLPGDSLRLLVDRLTGAGAEVVIAAPEEVAQRLGALPEGVRIGWLPLDAVTPTCDLAVTHGGATTAMTIMAAGVPQLLMPPNTHTRLIAAALTGSGAALTVTPDDHPDEDPGELVAAGCLEILGTPGYARRARDLADEIAGLPTPAEVVGMMENLRVSGTS, via the coding sequence ATGAAGATCCTGTTCCTCATCACCGGCAGCCATGTGACCCTCTCCGCGGTCGCCCCGCTCGTGACGGCCGCGCAGAACGCCGGTCACGAGATCCTGCTGGCCACCAACGAGCCGCTGATGGAGGCGGCGGAGGCCATCGGGGTGCCCACGGTCTCCGTCCTGCCCGAGACGATCCGGCACTTCATGACGGCCGGCGACCCGGGCGACGCCCCCTCGGACACCCCGAACGACGCGCACGGCCCCGACACCGAAGCCGAGTTGACCACCACCGGCCACGGGCTGGCCCGGATGGCCGTCGCCGAGCTGGACACCCTGTACCGGCTGGCCGAGGACTGGCCGCCCGACCTGGTCGTCGGCAGTTCGATGAGCTACGCGGCGGGGCTGCTCGCCACCCGCCTGAAGGTCCCGTACGTCCGGCACGCCGAGTACCTGGCGATCCCGGTCACCGGCATCGACGTCGGGGCCGAGGAGGGGCTGCGGCCCGAGCTGGCACGCCTGGGGTCGGCCAGGCTACCGGAGCCGGATCTGTTCATCGATGTCTGCCCGCCTTCGCTGCGCCCGCCCGGGGCGCCGGACGCGCAGCCGATGCGGTTCATCCCGAGGAACCCCCAACGCAGGCTGAAGAGCTGGATGTACACCCGCCCGGTGGACCGTCCCCGGGTGCTCATCACCTCGGGCACCCACTTCCTGATGCTCCCCGGCGACTCGCTGCGGCTGCTGGTGGACCGGCTGACCGGGGCGGGGGCCGAGGTGGTGATCGCGGCGCCCGAGGAGGTCGCCCAGCGGCTCGGCGCCCTGCCGGAGGGCGTCCGTATCGGATGGCTCCCGCTCGACGCGGTGACCCCCACCTGCGATCTCGCGGTCACCCACGGGGGCGCCACCACCGCCATGACCATCATGGCCGCGGGCGTACCGCAGCTGCTGATGCCCCCCAACACCCATACGCGGCTCATCGCCGCGGCCCTGACCGGCTCCGGTGCGGCCCTGACCGTGACACCGGACGACCATCCGGACGAGGACCCGGGCGAGCTGGTCGCCGCGGGCTGCCTGGAGATCCTCGGCACCCCCGGCTACGCACGCCGGGCCAGGGACCTCGCGGACGAGATCGCCGGGCTCCCGACACCCGCCGAGGTGGTGGGAATGATGGAGAACCTGCGCGTATCCGGAACGAGTTGA
- a CDS encoding methyltransferase — MLDAVRSGRPTYQGVFGLPFWEDLDAHPGLAESYDSMMVEGRHVPDPAVLVHDGDWADVHHVVDVGGGTGAMLAEILRARPHVHGTLVDLPRTVARSGEIFGPAGVADRATVAPQSFFEPLPAGADVYLIQSVLLDWPDEEATRLLTRCAEAAAPNGRVVVVGGVSADRAAGKGGLLLMVMTGGKPRSLDEFRVLAAEAGLTVSASGESPSGHFIIESRPS, encoded by the coding sequence CTGCTCGACGCCGTACGCAGTGGCCGCCCCACCTACCAGGGCGTCTTCGGGCTGCCGTTCTGGGAGGACCTGGACGCCCATCCCGGCCTCGCGGAGAGCTACGACTCGATGATGGTCGAGGGCCGTCATGTGCCGGACCCGGCGGTCCTCGTGCACGACGGGGACTGGGCGGACGTCCACCATGTCGTGGACGTCGGCGGCGGCACCGGCGCGATGCTCGCCGAGATCCTGCGCGCCCGGCCCCATGTCCACGGCACCCTGGTCGATCTGCCCCGTACCGTCGCCCGCTCCGGGGAGATATTCGGGCCCGCCGGGGTGGCCGACCGCGCCACGGTCGCGCCGCAGAGCTTCTTCGAACCGCTCCCCGCCGGGGCCGACGTCTATCTGATCCAGTCCGTGCTGCTGGACTGGCCGGACGAGGAGGCCACCCGGCTGCTCACCCGGTGCGCCGAGGCCGCCGCGCCGAACGGCCGGGTCGTCGTGGTCGGCGGCGTGTCCGCCGACCGGGCGGCCGGCAAGGGCGGGCTGCTGCTGATGGTGATGACCGGCGGCAAGCCGCGCAGCCTGGACGAGTTCCGGGTACTGGCCGCGGAGGCCGGGCTGACCGTCTCGGCGTCGGGCGAGAGCCCGTCCGGGCACTTCATCATCGAGAGCCGTCCGAGCTGA